CTCGACGTCACCGACGACCTGCGGCGGTTCGTCGCCGAGATCCGCGCGACCCCCGCCCCGGCCTGGTGCGAGACCGCATGGGAGCTCTTCGCCCACCTCACATCGGCGAACGCGCACGGTGAGGTGCCACCGTGGCTCCGGTTGCTCGACCGGCTGGTAACGGCCGTGTCGGCGGCATCGCTGCCCCGGCTGCGCCAGCTGTGCGCACAGCTCACGACAGACTGGGGGGTCGCGGATCAGCTCGACGCCGCCCAGCCGACCGCACCGCTCCCCACCGCCACCGCCTACCTGGTGATCCAGTTCGAGAAGTACGGCGGCGACGACGACACGTACATCATGTCCCACTGGTACCAGTGGGCGTCCCCTGAGTGGCAGCCGATCCGCGGCGAGGATCACCACGTCGCGTACGGGGACCTTGAGGCGGCCGTCGACCGGATCGTCAACGAGGTCGAACGTCGTTGGGCGGCACGGGCCGGAGCGGTGACGATCGAGTTCGTACTGCCCTGGCAGCTCATCAACGAACCGGTCGACACCTGGCGCAAGGAGCTTCAGTCCGGGCTGCCGAGCCCGCTGACCACGGAGTATCCCCTGGTCATCAGAAGTCTGGAGCGGATCCGCGCCAGTCACTGGCACCGGCTCTGGCACAGTCGCTGGCGAGGTGTCACCGATCAACCCAGCGAGCGGAAACTGATCCACTGCGCCGCGCAGCACCACGCCGACGTCCAGCTCGAAGCGACTCTCAAACGCGAGAGCGCTGTCGTCGTGCTGGTGCTCAGTGAGACCCCGACCGCCGACAGCCTCGGTGAGCGGCAGTTGCTCATCGGGTTGCGCTCCGGTGTGCCGGCGATCGTGTGGCACCGGGATCCACCGTCCATAAAGGATCTATGCCAGACTGTTGCGTCGATGGTCGGCGATCGGACGTCAGGCACGGCAGTGAAGGACCTTCCGAATCGTGCCGCGCACCTGCGGCAGTCGGCCTGGAGTGAAGACCCCGAAGGGCTCGACAAGCACGTCGGGCACGGCTTTGTGATGTTGTTCGACGATCCGGATCGGCAGCCCGGGGGGGCGGACTCCGCCGACGACGACAGGCGAAGGGTCCTGGCATGAGCGGTAACGGCCAGCGGAGGACAAGGAGCGCCGTCAGTCGGCGCACAGACCGGCCAGGCACACGCGCCATCAACGGGTACCGCCCGGTGCCGCTGCCGCGGACCGTATCGACGACGGTGCCGTGATGAACCAGTCGCTGCCTTCGACCGTCGACTCCGTGACGCGTCCCGCCGACGGGTTGGGGCTCGATCCGACGCGCCACCGCCGGGATCTTGTGGTGGTCGTCGACGACGACCCGGTGATGGAGTTCTGGGCCGACGAGATCGCCACCTATGTCGCGGTGCTGCGCGCCCAACGGGGCTTCAGCTCGGTCGAGGTCTGGCGGCTGGCCGTGGACGACGGCGCACTCGTGGTGATTGACGGCACCGACAGCGCTCCCAGCGCGCCCTCGGCTCTGATCGATCCGGCCGGGCAGCGCGTCGTCTTCCTGCTGACCCATGGCGGCTCTGACGCCTGGCGCGGCGGCCTGGTCCAACCCGTCCTCGTCTCGTGGGCCGCCAGCATGACGACTGCCGTGGTCAACCTGCTGCCCCAGCAGCGGTGGCGCGAGCGACGGATGGAGACGACCGAGGTGGCCTGGAGCCCGGACGCCCTGGGTTCAGTGACGCACCGGTGGTCATGGCGGGTAAGCGGACTGGACCTTCGCCCCACCGACGAGCAGGACGACTCCCGGCTGACGGCGGTCCCGGTCATCGAGCGCGGCACCGACTGGTTGCAGCAGTGGAGCCGTCTGCTGGCCGAACCGCCAACCGGTGACGTACGACTGCCCGCGTTGCTCTTGCCGCCCGACGGTGAGATCGCCCGCCCGGTGAGCCGGACACCGACCGCACACGAAGTTGTCGCCCGCTTCCGGGCCACCGTGTCGCCGTCATCGTTCGCCCTCGCGACCCGTTTGGCGGCCGCTCCGCTCAACGCCCGGGTGGTCCGCGCCCTGTTGAAGACGGTGGTGCGCGCGGGGCCGGCGCAGCTGACCGAGGTGCTGACGAGCGATCTGGTGCGGCCCGTCCTGCACCGGGCCGCGCCGACGAGCGACACCCGCATCAGGTACGAATTCGCGCACGGCGTCCGCGAGCGGCTCCTCACGCTCGGGTACCGCGACCGAACCGTCGAGGTCCAGCACGTCGTGGAGTACGAGCTGGCGCACGACGTCGAGGCGGTGCGCAACCTGACCCTTCGCATCAAGGATCCGCGCCACACGTCGTACGAGCGCGTCACCCCGGCCGCAGAACCCTATCTGCGGGTCGAGTTGGCTGTTCACCTCTCATTGGGCGGGCCGAACCTCGTCGCGGCCGCGCGGCTGGGCCAGGCGCTCGGCTCACCCATTCCACGGCAGGTACGTCGAGTACTGGAGCCCACTTCCGTAACCGCTCACAGGACCATGGAGTCCGGAATGTCTGACACAGTGAAATCGCCGGACTCGGCGGCACCGCTCGGCACTGCGCCACACACCATGCTGGACGTCGAGTCGGGCACCCCCCCGACCCTGTCGGCCCGCGACCTGCCGGCCGCGCAGCGGCTCGACGGCCAGTTACCAGCAGTCGTCGGCAACCTGCCCTTACGGAACACGAACTTCACCGGCCGACGTGACCTGCTCGACGCACTGCATCAACGCCTGCGCGCCGGCACCACCGCCGTGCTGCCCGAGGCGGTGCACGGCGCTGGCGGTGTCGGCAAGTCGCAACTCGTCATTGAATATGTCTACCTGCACCAGCAGGACTTCGACCTCATCTGGTGGATCCCGGCCGAGCGCCCGGCCCAGATCCAGTCCGCGCTGGTGGACCTGGCGGCGCGCTTGAACCTGCCGGTGCCGTCGACGGCAAACACGGCCGTGCCAGCTGTGCTGGAGGCCCTGCGCGTGGGCCGTCCGCACTCGAACTGGCTGCTGATCTTCGACAACGCCGAGGATCCGATGGACGTGGAGCGGTTCTTCCCGAAGGGCGGCCCGGGAAGCATCGTGGTCACGTCCCGCAACGGCGAGTGGCGGGAGATCGCGAACAGCCTCGCGGTCGACGTGTTCGAGCGCCAGGAGAGCATCGAACTGCTCCGTCGTCGAGGCCCGGACCTGCCCGTCACCGACGCGGACCGGCTCGCCGCCGCCCTGGGCGACCTCCCGTTGGCCATGGAGCAGGCAGCGGCGTGGCGCGCTGAGACGAAGATGCCGACCGACGAGTACCTCGAACTGCTCAACGCCAGTCGTCCGGTGCTCGATGACGAGACGACGTCGCAGCAGGATTACCCCGAGCTCGTCGCCGCGGCGTGGAACGTGTCGCTCAACTGGCTGCGCGAGCAGGATCGCTCGGCGCTCCGGCTGCTGCAGGTGTGTTCGTACTTCGCCTCCGAGCCGATCGGCAAGGTGCTGCTCTCGAAACCGCGTGCGCTGCGCATCCACCCCGACCTCGATCCGCTCGTCCGCAACCCGATCCGCCTCAACCGGGCGATCCGCACGATCGGCCGACTGTCGCTGGCCCGGATCGACCACCGGACGAACTCGTTCCAGATGCACCGCCTCGTGCAACGCGTTCTGATCAACCAGATGGACCCGGATGACCGGGAGGCGATGCGACACGGTGCTCACATGCTGCTCGCCGGCAACGACCCCGATCAGCCCGACGATGCCGAGCACTGGCCGCGGTACGCCGAGCTGTACCCGCACATCGTCGCCTCGGGGGCCGAGTGGTGCTCGAACGAGCTCGTGCGGGACATGGTGCTGAACGAGGCGAAGTACCTCTGGCGCTGGGGTGACCACCATGGCGCCCGTGATCTCTCGCAGCGGGCGTGGACGGCGTGGACCACCGGCTCGGACGGCGCCGACCCGGACAGCCTTCGGATGGCGAGCTGGCTCGGCTTCATGCACTTCGTCGTCGGTGACTACGCCGCCGCGGCACCGCTGAACGCCCGGACGCTCGAGCTGTACCGGCAGACCCTCGGCGAAGACCGTGAGGAGACCCTGGACGCCATCGGCGCCGTGGCCGCCGACCACCGCGTCGCCGGTGATTTCGCGGGCGCGCTCGATCGCTCGCTCATCGTCTACGAGCAGGCAAAACAGAACTTCGGTGAGGAGGAGCCGTTCACCCTGCGCGCCGCGCACAACCTCGCGGTGAGCATGCGGCTGTCCGGTCTCTTCGGACGCGCCCTCCAGCTCGACGACCAGACCTACCAGCGCCTGGTGCAGATCTACGGCACCGACCACCCGGACAGCCTCAGCACCTTTGGCGGGATCAACCTCGACCGCCGCGAACTCGGCGACTACGTGGCGGCGCACGCCAACCAGGAGAACGTCGTCGCGACCGCCCGTCGCATGCTGAGGTACGACGACCACCCCGACCTGCTTCGGCAGAGCCACATGTTGGCGAGCTTCCGGCGCAAGGCCGGTCACCACCATGATGCCCTGGACCTGTCCAGTGACGTGCTACGCCGGTTCCGGACCCGCTATGGCGACAACCACCCGGACACGGTGCTCGCCAGGCTGACGGTCTCCATCGACCAGCGGCTGAGCGGAGACCTGCGCGCCGCGCGGGAGGCGGCGGAAATCGCGGTGGAGGGGCTGCGCCGGCTGTACGGCGAGCACCACCCGCACACCGCCGGCGCACAGGTGGACCTGGCGGTGACACTCCGGCTGCTGGGCGAGTGCGCCCAGGCCCGGGATCTCAACCAGACGGCCCTGCAACGGCTGACCAGCCGGCTCGGCGAGTCGCACGCGCTGGTGCTGGCCGCCCGGGTCAACCTGGCGAGCGATCACTATGAGCTGGGCGAGTACGCCGAAGCCCACGCGCTCGACCTGGACACGCTCGCGCTGTGCCGACAGGTGCTCGGCAGCAGTCACCCCACCACGCTCGTGTGTGCGCTCAACCTCGCCATGGATCTGCGCGACCTCGGCCGTGAGGCGGAGGCGAGCATGCTGTTCGACAAGGGTCTAGAGCAACTGCGGCAGACCCTCGGCGTACGCCACCCGGCGGTCGCGGCGATCGGCGCCGGCGTCCGGGCCAACTGCGACATCGACCCGCTGCCCCTGTAGCGGCGCACGGTCGACCCGGCGGGGTCAGGCGGCCAGCCAACCCGCCGGGTCGACCGGGTCGAGAACGCGGCCGGTGACCAGACGGCCGACCCAGGTGGCCAGCTCGATCGGG
The nucleotide sequence above comes from Micromonospora luteifusca. Encoded proteins:
- a CDS encoding VMAP-C domain-containing protein produces the protein MREAPRLHSPPVAEERRRLVGQITTVLEGSSVIQDPSSRQLLLQELGHALGGALGYREVGLLRPQIIALVTVCVDRPGGLRCLAECLELLEPDSKQTVALLRLADDWQAFELLNDYDVTWLRGLLSTLDVTDDLRRFVAEIRATPAPAWCETAWELFAHLTSANAHGEVPPWLRLLDRLVTAVSAASLPRLRQLCAQLTTDWGVADQLDAAQPTAPLPTATAYLVIQFEKYGGDDDTYIMSHWYQWASPEWQPIRGEDHHVAYGDLEAAVDRIVNEVERRWAARAGAVTIEFVLPWQLINEPVDTWRKELQSGLPSPLTTEYPLVIRSLERIRASHWHRLWHSRWRGVTDQPSERKLIHCAAQHHADVQLEATLKRESAVVVLVLSETPTADSLGERQLLIGLRSGVPAIVWHRDPPSIKDLCQTVASMVGDRTSGTAVKDLPNRAAHLRQSAWSEDPEGLDKHVGHGFVMLFDDPDRQPGGADSADDDRRRVLA
- the fxsT gene encoding FxSxx-COOH system tetratricopeptide repeat protein: MTRPADGLGLDPTRHRRDLVVVVDDDPVMEFWADEIATYVAVLRAQRGFSSVEVWRLAVDDGALVVIDGTDSAPSAPSALIDPAGQRVVFLLTHGGSDAWRGGLVQPVLVSWAASMTTAVVNLLPQQRWRERRMETTEVAWSPDALGSVTHRWSWRVSGLDLRPTDEQDDSRLTAVPVIERGTDWLQQWSRLLAEPPTGDVRLPALLLPPDGEIARPVSRTPTAHEVVARFRATVSPSSFALATRLAAAPLNARVVRALLKTVVRAGPAQLTEVLTSDLVRPVLHRAAPTSDTRIRYEFAHGVRERLLTLGYRDRTVEVQHVVEYELAHDVEAVRNLTLRIKDPRHTSYERVTPAAEPYLRVELAVHLSLGGPNLVAAARLGQALGSPIPRQVRRVLEPTSVTAHRTMESGMSDTVKSPDSAAPLGTAPHTMLDVESGTPPTLSARDLPAAQRLDGQLPAVVGNLPLRNTNFTGRRDLLDALHQRLRAGTTAVLPEAVHGAGGVGKSQLVIEYVYLHQQDFDLIWWIPAERPAQIQSALVDLAARLNLPVPSTANTAVPAVLEALRVGRPHSNWLLIFDNAEDPMDVERFFPKGGPGSIVVTSRNGEWREIANSLAVDVFERQESIELLRRRGPDLPVTDADRLAAALGDLPLAMEQAAAWRAETKMPTDEYLELLNASRPVLDDETTSQQDYPELVAAAWNVSLNWLREQDRSALRLLQVCSYFASEPIGKVLLSKPRALRIHPDLDPLVRNPIRLNRAIRTIGRLSLARIDHRTNSFQMHRLVQRVLINQMDPDDREAMRHGAHMLLAGNDPDQPDDAEHWPRYAELYPHIVASGAEWCSNELVRDMVLNEAKYLWRWGDHHGARDLSQRAWTAWTTGSDGADPDSLRMASWLGFMHFVVGDYAAAAPLNARTLELYRQTLGEDREETLDAIGAVAADHRVAGDFAGALDRSLIVYEQAKQNFGEEEPFTLRAAHNLAVSMRLSGLFGRALQLDDQTYQRLVQIYGTDHPDSLSTFGGINLDRRELGDYVAAHANQENVVATARRMLRYDDHPDLLRQSHMLASFRRKAGHHHDALDLSSDVLRRFRTRYGDNHPDTVLARLTVSIDQRLSGDLRAAREAAEIAVEGLRRLYGEHHPHTAGAQVDLAVTLRLLGECAQARDLNQTALQRLTSRLGESHALVLAARVNLASDHYELGEYAEAHALDLDTLALCRQVLGSSHPTTLVCALNLAMDLRDLGREAEASMLFDKGLEQLRQTLGVRHPAVAAIGAGVRANCDIDPLPL